AATCCGGCAGCGGCATTACGTATATGTTTGCGCCGCTCGTGGAATTTCCATTTACCTGGATCGCCGTTGCGTCTTTCCATCTGACGGTCGGACCGGTGAGACTGTAGAACGACGGGGCGTAGCCGCCCAACGGCAGCGCGAGGATCCTGTAATATCCGGGCGGAAGATCGTTGAAGTCATACGCGCCTGTGCTGTCCGCGTCAGTGAAGTACACTCCGGCGACATGCATCTTCAATGTGTCGCGATAGTTCCAGATGTCCCTGAACGCTATCAGCCTGGAGGCGACACTAACGCTGCCGACGGAATCAATAACTGAACCGGAGATTTCCCCGAGAGCGATGGGGGGGTAGTGGATCAGCGTGAAGTTGATCCCCGTGGTATCGCTGACGAGCTTCATGATATCGGCGTTGAGAATTCCGCGTTCGTTATTGTAGAAAGTCCTGTAGTAGCCGACCGCCCTCGCGAAGATCACGTAGTTGCCTTCCGGCAGTGTATCCCGGTACGCTCCGGTACTGTCGACGAAAGTCTTGTAGACGTATGGTGAGTGACCTTCGAGCGAGAAATCATGATCTTCGTGAATATCATGGACCGCGTCTCGGAAGAAGTCTCGGAAATCCTCGCCGCTTTCCCATTCTTCCTGATCTTCTCTCGCCTCATTGAACACAAATCCGGCGCGCGCAAACACTACCCACGCTCCTCTTACTGGATTTCCGAGTGTGTCAACGACGATTCCGGAGATAACATATTTCGGCAGGTTGAAGAACCTGTTGTGCAAAGCAAAGTCGGCGACATGTGACGATGTGTCCGACACGACTATCGGTGTGGCGTTTAGTATGCTCTCGACATTGTTATACCACTCAGGAAGGTAATTGGGATTCGTCGGCGTCGCACGGACGAGATATCTTCCGGCATCCACATGGCGAATTAAGTAATGACCCGTAGAATCCGTTGTCGCCCAATAGTCAAATGGTTCGATCGCTATGGGCGTCATCAGTGGTATCGCGGTCATCAAGTTCCTCTGGTACAATCTTACGATTGTATGCGGAATCGGATGCCCGAGTGTGTCGGTAACGATTCCGGCAATCTTGCCGTCGAGTCCGGCTACTCTGACCGTGTACTCTTGTCCGGCATGTCCACCCTTACTGGAGGCGACTATTACTTCAACTTCTCTCCAGCCCCTTTCCAGTGGAGTCCAGGATATCAATCCGGTGGAATCAATCGTCATCAATGGAGGATGCTCGCCAAGATGGTACTGCAGGACAGCCGTGGAGTCTGATGAGACCGCCGTAACCTGGTACGTATAAAGCGAGTCGACAGTCGCGTCTGTCGGCGGAGTCGACGTGATGGTTACATGGTCCCTGTGGTAGTCTCCAAAATTCACGAAGACTTTCGCGAGAGCACTTAACCGTACCTGACCTGTAGAATTATATGCTTTGACTAAATAAACAAAGAGAGTATTCGGCGGTGGTGCCGTGGTGTCTGTATATTCGGTCGCAGTGGTCGAGTCGATCAAGCTGTAACTCGCATTCAGGCTTGAATCCATAACTCCGACTTGTGCGCGGTAAACCAGATAATATTCAACCGAAAACATTTCGGGTGCGGACCATGACAAATCAACGTTCCCTCCGTCCAGCACCGCGTGAAGCATGAAATCCCCACTCAACATCTGCGCCCTTGCCGTAGTAAGCATTAGCATCGTACCTACAATTGTCAGCAAAGAGAGCGTATATATTTTTCGAACCATTTATTCCTCCATTTGTTATTTCAATAAGGTCAATAGTTGTGCCGGATGAAAAGGGGCAAAATCGTGAAATTGTGAGAGCTGTCGTTCGTCCCGTTTAGCTGCTATGCAGGAATTGCGTCAGTGATGCAGGGTTTGCGGCAGATAATGAAGAGAATATTTCTCAGAATTTGATTCTGAAACCGACTATAGCCCCCGGGGATTGAGGAGATAAATCGGCTTTGAAGTTCGGCGGGAGATTTACAAATGAATCGATTTCAGAATAAAGATAAAAGAGGACAAACGCGGAGATAGAATAGATTTCCGTCTTGTAGTAGAAGTTGTACGTATTGTACTTGCTTGATGCCAGTGCGGGGGTTCCGGCACTCAAATAATCGTTCCTGGCTTTGCGCCTCAATAATTCCGAAGCGATTGAGGAAAGCGCGGCAACTCCGCCAGCGGTTAACAAGATGTATCCCTTTGTGCTCTTCCCTCTGTAAATCTGGTCCCAACCTGGAAAGACGACAGCGCGGAACGTAGGGCCGTCGGGAATTCTATCGCGAGGGCTGACTTGATCTTCATGGCTTTCGCTTCGTTCCGGACCTGTTTTGCGAATTTGCGCAGCTAACTGTGCTTTTGCATCCTGGAACACTCCAAGGATTTTCGGCGATGTGAGGACTGGATCCAATGTGAACGAAGTATCGATCTTGAGCAAATTCAGGAAATGATCGACCGCAGATTCATTTTTCCCCTGTGCGACAAGTGAGAACGCCACGTATTTTTCAAATTGGATTCTCGTCGAATCGTTGAGGGACTGATCTTCGAGCATTCGACGAGCCTGGAGTTCCGCTGAAATGTAAGAACCGCTTTCGTAAAGCGATTTTACTGCAGCGAGTGTGGTGTCAGCCTGTTTTGAGTATTGGCAGTAAGCAGTCGAAACGCAGAGCAAGGATCCAACAACCAGGCAGATTTCCGCCTTTGTCATCTAATGAGGACCATTTTCCTGTATGTAATTCCATTCTCTGATTTCATCCTGTAAATATAAGAACCACTCGGGATATTCACACCATTGAACGACGCGTAGTGCCTCCCGCCGCTCTCGAACCCATCGACGACTGTCGCGACTCGTTGACCGAGCATGTTGAAAACTTCAATGCTGACCCTTGCACCATCGGGAGGAACATCATACCCGATTATCGTCGAAGGGTTAAACGGATTGGGGTAATTCTGCATGAGGTTGAACGTCGACGGGACAGCTTGCTTAACGGCAGCTGCATAATTTACATTCAAACCGGAAATGACACTCACGGTAGCAACCGGGACCTGACCGCTCTTGAAAATCGGCGAGACACCTCCAAACAAATAGATTCTGCCGTCTCTGCCGACAGCAGCAATGAAACCTACGCGTGGTGCGTCGATGAGCGTTGAGTCGAGTTCGGTGTCCGTTTCTTCTCCCTCATTGTGTAAATCGAGGAGTTCGATATGACTCTCCGCGCTGGCCACTCCCAGACCTGAAATCACGAACACAGAGTCGCCTTTTGCGGCGATTCCGAAAAGCATTCGAGGAGTATGCAAAACGACGGAGACTTGCGAGGCCCCTTCTTCGGGATCATATTTTTCGATCAGTCCATACGGATTTATTATGCTGGTTACGTCTGAAATTCCGCCAAAAATGTAAATATGTTCATGAGCCATGAAAACCTTGTGATAGGCATGTCCGAATCGCATCTCATATGTTTCGCTCCACTGGTCATCGGCAACCGAATATTCCTCAACGTCCTTGCGCAATCCGAGGACGCCGGCTCCTCCGAAGACAAGAATTTTGTCATCCACGACTTCAGCAGCGGCGCCTTTTCTGGGATGAAGCATGCTGCTCCGATAGTGCCACGAGTTCGACACCGGATCATAGACCTCAACGGAACCAACGACATTCCCTGAATCATCGGCGCCGCCCATAACATAGATTGAATCGTGAATTGTCGCCGAGCACGCAAAAACTCTCGGCGTGTTCAGCGGGGCGACGGTCGTATCCCACGACATCGTTTGGAAATTGAATGCGTCGACTATATTTGTTCCGTCATACGCATCAAAGCCCTGCAGATTTTGCGCGTGCTGTGTAGCCCCGCCGATAAAATAAACCATCTGACCGATCCTCGCGTAACTCATTCCAATTCGTGGATGCGGCATGTCCGGAATCGCCGCAAGTTGCGAAAATGCGGGTTTCTGAGGTAATCCGAGAACTACCAGTAGCCCGAGCAAAGGTAATTTCGATACTAACTTTCTAGACCAAACCATTTTTTCTCGATTCTATATTGTTCAATCCCTGTGCCGCTATTTATTTTCACTTGTCAAAAATGAAAATTTCAATTTCAACGTGTCTCCAGGTTTCACCGTCACACTGCGGACGATGTCCGTGAAGTGCGGATTCTGCACACGGACGATTCGTGTTCCTGAAGAAACCGCGATTGGATCCACCGTCGGAGTGGACTCACGAAAATTATCGTCAACAAAGACTTTTCCCCACGGTTCCACAGTTACGTAGAGATAGCCCGCGTCCTGGAGAAAATCCGCATCCACAGTTGAGAGAAGCCGCTTCTGGACAGCAACAACCTTCACGATCGGCGTGAAGTAGGGATTGCTGAATGTGACTCTATGTCTTCCTACAGGCACCTTCATGGATCCGCCGAGAGGCGTTTGACCAGCGTATGCGCTGTCGATATAGATCTTCGCCCATGGATCGCATTTTCCGATCGAAATGTAACCTGAGTCCGGAGTCGCCGAAGTCTGAGAGCCGATTCCCATTCCCGAAGTCACCCCAACCGGTTGTTTCATGCGGGCATCTGCATTCGGCGACTTCGCTTCGGAAGTGTGATTCATTTCTGTTTTTTCCTGAGTGTGATCCGACTTTGACTTTTCACCGGGCAGACCGGTTGCCGTCGGATGAGACAAGGTCGAGGTCACTTCGGTGCTGCTGTCTCTGGAAGCAACGACTCTTTTTTCTCCCGGCATTTTCAGGACGAAGGCCATTACAACCGCGATGACAATCACGGCCGCTATACCGACAGCCGTAAGATTTTTCCGCCTTCGCCTTGCCCGCCTTGAAACAAATCCCACACGTTCTTTCCCGAGAAATGACGTGAGGTATTCGAGGGCGGCATCGGAAGAATCGAATCTCGAGTTCTTATCGGGTGCAAGGAGGCGCTTCAGGAATTCCAGGACGTTCGCTGAACATTTATTCTCCAGGTCTTTCAATGAGTCGAGCTTGAAGTTCTGAATTTTGTTCATGCATTCGGAGTAAGATTCGCCCAGAAGAATCTTCTGGCCGGTCAGTACTTCGACCAGCGTGACGCCGAGCGAAAACAAATCGCTTCTTGCGTCAACGGGTTCACCCCGTGCCTGCTCGGGCGACATGTATGCCGGCGTGCCAATGAGGCTTCCCTCCATCGTGAGCACTGGTGCGTCAGCAACCGATGCGAGACCAAAGTCGGTGACCTTAATGGTTCCGGTATCGGATACCAGAATGTTTCCAGGCTTTATGTCGCGATGGATGATACCTCTCTCATGAGAGTATGACAACGCCGTCAGCACCGATACGGCAACGTTGAGAAGGAGCTCTTCCGACCTCACGCCCGGGTCAAGAAGAAGCTCTTCGAGTGATTTCCCTTCGACGTATTCCATCACTATCGCGGGCGCACCGTCGATCTCCGTGAGATCGTAAATCTGAACGATATTGTCCGAATGCAGTGTCGCGCACGATCTCGCTTCTCTCGAGAAGCGGGCGACGAGCGACCTGTCCCGCAAGAGATGCTTGTGAAGCACTTTCAAAAGGACAACTCTCTCCAGAGCCTTCTGGTAGGCCTTGTACACAGAAGCGGTGGGGCTCTGACTTATTTGCTGGACAATTGAAAAGTTATCCTGGTTCACCGCCCCATTCCTTCAATCTGTACTGCAGCCATCGGAGTGACACGCCGAGCTTTTCGGCAGTGCGGGTCCTGTTGCCGCCGGTTTCGGAAAGAGTTTTCTCCACAAGTTTGCGTTCGAATTCTTCCAGTGTCAATCCTGTCTCAACCAGTTCCTGTTCGGAATATTTGTCGAGGCGCAAGTCGCTTTCTTCGAGTTCTTCGCCGCGGGAAAGTACGACCGCTCTTTCAACGACATTCTGGAGCTCGCGCACGTTGCCGTACCACGGATGCTTCAGGAGAATCGACATCGCGGATGCGCTGAATTTCTTCGCGCTCCGGCCGTGCGTCTCACATGCTTTCTTCATGAAATGACTTATGAGCACGGGAATGTCTTCAGTCCTCTCACGCAGGGGTGGAAGATGGATCTCGACGATGTTCAAACGGAAATACAAATCTTCTCTGAACGTTCCCTTCTTGATTTCTTCTTTGAGATCCTTGTTTGTTGCCGCGATGATTCTCACATCCACAAGTTTGCTCTCAGAACCGCCGAGCGGTCTTATTTCCTTGTCCTGCAACACGCGGAGGAGTTTAGCCTGCATCAGCAATGGAAGATCGCCGATTTCGTCGAGAAGGAGAGTTCCACCTTCGGCATATTCCATCAATCCCTTCCTGTCCGCGTTCGCGCCGGTGAAAGCACCTTTCTTATGTCCGAAGAGTTCGCTCTCGAGAAGCTGCTCCGGGATCGCGGAACAGTTGAGCGCCATGAAGGGCTTGTCGCGCCGGCGGCCCTGGTTATGAATCGCGTGAGCTATGATTTCTTTTCCGGTCCCGCTTTCTCCGGTTATCAGAATCGCTACATCGGTGTCCACGACCCTTCGTACCAGGTCGAGGGCGGACTTCCACAGCTTGCTTCTCCCCACGATCCCCGGGAATAGATTCGCGCTGTCGACTTCGTTCTTCAGTCTTGCGTTCTCGTCTTCGAGATGGCCGTAACGGTGCGCATTTTCCACCGCCACCGCCGCCAGATTCCCGAAGACAGCCAGAAACTTCATAGTGTCGGAATTGAACTTCCCTCTTGACTTCGTGCTGTCCAGATATATCGCTCCAACGGTTCTTTCATGGAGGCG
This genomic stretch from Candidatus Kryptoniota bacterium harbors:
- a CDS encoding T9SS type A sorting domain-containing protein, which gives rise to MVRKIYTLSLLTIVGTMLMLTTARAQMLSGDFMLHAVLDGGNVDLSWSAPEMFSVEYYLVYRAQVGVMDSSLNASYSLIDSTTATEYTDTTAPPPNTLFVYLVKAYNSTGQVRLSALAKVFVNFGDYHRDHVTITSTPPTDATVDSLYTYQVTAVSSDSTAVLQYHLGEHPPLMTIDSTGLISWTPLERGWREVEVIVASSKGGHAGQEYTVRVAGLDGKIAGIVTDTLGHPIPHTIVRLYQRNLMTAIPLMTPIAIEPFDYWATTDSTGHYLIRHVDAGRYLVRATPTNPNYLPEWYNNVESILNATPIVVSDTSSHVADFALHNRFFNLPKYVISGIVVDTLGNPVRGAWVVFARAGFVFNEAREDQEEWESGEDFRDFFRDAVHDIHEDHDFSLEGHSPYVYKTFVDSTGAYRDTLPEGNYVIFARAVGYYRTFYNNERGILNADIMKLVSDTTGINFTLIHYPPIALGEISGSVIDSVGSVSVASRLIAFRDIWNYRDTLKMHVAGVYFTDADSTGAYDFNDLPPGYYRILALPLGGYAPSFYSLTGPTVRWKDATAIQVNGNSTSGANIYVMPLPDSASGFTSIGGSVKISGSAASRGSGSLATLGVGGALVYATDANGNIAGYGVTDQTGSYTIAGLAPGSYNVFTDAVGYTSTGSSASSPSYDGNGNPAPSTTNFTVTPETPTAVEQNVVVPVNYSLEQNYPNPFNPTTQIAFSIPQTEHVTVTVFNILGQQMATLVDGNLGSGAHIITWNAKNENGELLPSGVYFYRLSTPGFTAVKKMLLLK
- a CDS encoding kelch repeat-containing protein, whose product is MVWSRKLVSKLPLLGLLVVLGLPQKPAFSQLAAIPDMPHPRIGMSYARIGQMVYFIGGATQHAQNLQGFDAYDGTNIVDAFNFQTMSWDTTVAPLNTPRVFACSATIHDSIYVMGGADDSGNVVGSVEVYDPVSNSWHYRSSMLHPRKGAAAEVVDDKILVFGGAGVLGLRKDVEEYSVADDQWSETYEMRFGHAYHKVFMAHEHIYIFGGISDVTSIINPYGLIEKYDPEEGASQVSVVLHTPRMLFGIAAKGDSVFVISGLGVASAESHIELLDLHNEGEETDTELDSTLIDAPRVGFIAAVGRDGRIYLFGGVSPIFKSGQVPVATVSVISGLNVNYAAAVKQAVPSTFNLMQNYPNPFNPSTIIGYDVPPDGARVSIEVFNMLGQRVATVVDGFESGGRHYASFNGVNIPSGSYIYRMKSENGITYRKMVLIR
- a CDS encoding serine/threonine-protein kinase, coding for MNQDNFSIVQQISQSPTASVYKAYQKALERVVLLKVLHKHLLRDRSLVARFSREARSCATLHSDNIVQIYDLTEIDGAPAIVMEYVEGKSLEELLLDPGVRSEELLLNVAVSVLTALSYSHERGIIHRDIKPGNILVSDTGTIKVTDFGLASVADAPVLTMEGSLIGTPAYMSPEQARGEPVDARSDLFSLGVTLVEVLTGQKILLGESYSECMNKIQNFKLDSLKDLENKCSANVLEFLKRLLAPDKNSRFDSSDAALEYLTSFLGKERVGFVSRRARRRRKNLTAVGIAAVIVIAVVMAFVLKMPGEKRVVASRDSSTEVTSTLSHPTATGLPGEKSKSDHTQEKTEMNHTSEAKSPNADARMKQPVGVTSGMGIGSQTSATPDSGYISIGKCDPWAKIYIDSAYAGQTPLGGSMKVPVGRHRVTFSNPYFTPIVKVVAVQKRLLSTVDADFLQDAGYLYVTVEPWGKVFVDDNFRESTPTVDPIAVSSGTRIVRVQNPHFTDIVRSVTVKPGDTLKLKFSFLTSENK
- a CDS encoding sigma-54-dependent Fis family transcriptional regulator; its protein translation is MPEEPKDNFTVIYEIAQKINSILDEQKLLDTVLEIAMSHLDAERGYIVMFDDAGKTGFKVVVSKNFDGQTDANKFAASSSVINKVKSDGEPVLTFDALNDERFEASRSIVAQQLLSIICVPLRLHERTVGAIYLDSTKSRGKFNSDTMKFLAVFGNLAAVAVENAHRYGHLEDENARLKNEVDSANLFPGIVGRSKLWKSALDLVRRVVDTDVAILITGESGTGKEIIAHAIHNQGRRRDKPFMALNCSAIPEQLLESELFGHKKGAFTGANADRKGLMEYAEGGTLLLDEIGDLPLLMQAKLLRVLQDKEIRPLGGSESKLVDVRIIAATNKDLKEEIKKGTFREDLYFRLNIVEIHLPPLRERTEDIPVLISHFMKKACETHGRSAKKFSASAMSILLKHPWYGNVRELQNVVERAVVLSRGEELEESDLRLDKYSEQELVETGLTLEEFERKLVEKTLSETGGNRTRTAEKLGVSLRWLQYRLKEWGGEPG